The DNA region aaaaacctcgtcggacgcctaggagtacatgacaagacagaccCCACACTGGTAAGTCAGGTAActttcactaggtaaaatcatagggagaccaattAGGGTCACTCTGTTatgtgagaatgctccaaccatatgggatcaacataggcttcaaGGAACATTCAAATCAAGTGTATTTACCTCCAAGGTCTATACTCCGAAAAGTCTGTCAGGGCCTCTTTctcttgattcaggtccaacccaaaaaTCATTTCAGCacgcagactctatctatgaattttACAAAACTTACTACTcatcaattgttctcaaaataattttaacttttcgcacttcaaagtgattaaactcatTGGATTCCTACAGtagatcccatcacaatactcatcgcaCATTAACTcttcgcccttaaagggtcttatagtcgtgtgattatacggttcatagctcacaactcaatgcacacaacatctcaatacacatgtgtgatctcacaatttaacacatactcaacttgtcacttacacaTAGTCATCACACTTCCATAATCCCAagacaacacattataataCCTCATGCATTATATACAtgtcacataataataatattaatatattatgttcatatgattaaacccctcaaacaatttcacataatcatatccaaattaaaggaataaaaaatcatcggtaaaaaatatgaaaacattaagagaactcaattttatcaaccaattcgcatcagggcatcaattgacccatcaaacacaacaatcttgtaattataatcataaaggaagaaTCACAATAcagtaaacatcccaaaataagtcccaatttgatcctctaaggatccctacacatgttcattctaatcctaattgcgataaactcatcacTTACCTCTAAGCGAGCTTACCTGTGTAGTCCAGTAGTGATAGTGGcctctctagcggttccctaagaTTTCTCAAGTTTTTTCTCTGGTTGCTCTGCTAGGGTTTCCAAATGTTAGAGATAAGGAAAAAGGATTGGAGCCTCCATTTTACTATCTCCGTGTAAGGAACATTTCTTTCATcacaaacattatttttcaaatcaCAACAGTGAGGATGTTTGAAAATGAGTTTCAAACCTGGTGTTCAAATTTTACGACgctccaacggttaacgagtccgggatcgtagttttaccgagacagatTAAAGTGTATGTGAAAAAAAAGAGTTACGTGCGAGGGACATTTCTCTCACCATagatattattttacaaatccCAACTATGGGTGTGGGTGAGCATGACTTCCAAACTTGgtattcaaatttcacgatgatcaaACGGTTAGCGAGTCTGAGATTGTAGTTTTACTAGGATaggtttgagtgtatgcggGAAAAGAGAAGGTTTTGGGAGAGGGGAAAGGGAAAACGAatgtgagagaaaaagagagcgTAAAGACTTATCATATATGTAAAACTGACCTAATATGTCTAtatttatagttagggtactctcagtctattatttactctacttttttattttattattttataaaaaaatttattttactccctatcaaatgaatacataaaatctcctttttatttcctaagaacatatatttattttatttcccttaaaaccattattttaattaataaaactatttcttattcatttaattactaaaatctcattattttcctaaaactctatttatttttaaataaaatcatttttaatttattttatgaaaaatgagatgttacaaTCCTTATGTTCTTGGAGAAAGATAATATAATTATCTAGGATTGAAATTCTCCTCTCTTAAACAGATCTTcttaatgacacttcttgagGTTGTTGTATATGTATCTGAGGAAGAATCTCATTcttgtcttgttcttgaacaatgttatcaataataattggaacattattttcttttactagatttgtttcttgaaaaataataggtATGAGGACTTGAGCACCGTCAATAACaagttcttcctcaaagacGTCATTCCTTATGTTCTCTTCCTTCCCAAACTCAAATTCCTCAAGAAATCTCGCAGTTCCCGTTTCAAAAAAGGATCTTAAAGTGGGATCGTAAAACTTATATCCCCAAGAGCGTTCGGCATAGttaacaaaataacaactaattgttcttgaatctagCTTTCGTTCATACGACCTATAAGGTCAAGCCTTAGCCGGATAACCccaaatatgcaagtgtttaaTGCTTGACCTTTTTCCAATCCAAAGTTCATAAGGGGGGTTTTATTAACTTCTTTACTTGACACCCTATTAAGGATGTAAGTTGTGTTCTTCAAGGCTTCTCTCCAAAACGGCTCTAGTAAAAAAGAAGGACTAATCATACTTCTCACCATATCCATAAGAGTTCAGTTTCATTGTTCTGCTacaccattcatgctaggtTTTCCCGGCATAGTGTATTACGGAACAATTCCACACTTTTtgagaaaaagagcaaaaggtCCGGGACGTTGTTCTCCTGATCCATCATATCTGCTATAGTATCACCACCATGGTTAGATTTGAcagccttaattttcttttcaagttgATGTTCATTTTCAACCTTGAAACTCTTAAAAATGTCTAGGGATTGAGACTTCTCATGCATCAAATATAGGTAACCGTATCTAGAGTGGTCATCTACGAACGAGATAGAATATTATTGTCCATTCCAAGAAGGTGTTGGAAAAGGACCACAAATATTCGTATGTACTAGTTCCAAGATGTCTTTAGCTCTTTCGACTCCTAATTTCTCATGTTTGTTCATTTTCCCTTTATGCATTCAACACAGATGCCAAAGTTTGATACACCTAAAGATTCAATAATTTCATTTGACACAAGTCTCTAAATTCTCTGTCTAAAGATATGACCTAAGCGTTTGTGCCATGAGGTGACTAAATTATCAATAACATCCAACATATAtagattatcaattaaagaactgaaacaaatcaaatttgaattttggtagagactaactttattatttccaaatgaacaagaaaaccaaatttgtccaaactagaaattgaaatcaaattttgtctaaaagaCAATACAACAAAAGTTTCAAATAAATCTAAATAAAATCCAATTTTCAACTGTAATCTAAAAGTTCCTATAGCCTCCACCGCAACCCTTTTGTCATCGCCCACAAATAtgaatctttcatcatcatttgaTAGTCATCTCGACATGTAACCTTGCATGGTTACACTCATGTGAGTAGTAGCACCAGACTCCACCCACCAAGTATGTTTAGGTACAAAAGCTAAATTAACTTCAGACCAAATAAAAGCAAGAGATTTACCTTTCTTTGCACGCCATGCAACATACTTTGGACACTCTTTATTTATGTGTCCAAAATTCTTGCAAAAGTAGCAGGTaaattcttcatctttcttttgtttcttttgctgaGAAGACCATTTCGTAACACCcttagttttctttcttttcttattatgaGAGGTTGAGAATGAACACTTTCAGATCTGTCTTTCTCCCGCCTTTCTTCCTCTTGCACATTATGAGATATAAGTTCATTAAGGGATCATTTATCCTTCTGAGTGTTATAGCtcactttgaattgcccaaagtGTATAGGAAGTGAGATCAAAACTAGATGCACGAGCAGGTCTTCACCAAGCTCTAACATAAGTGCTTTTAGTTTTAATGCCAAGTTAGACATTTTTATCCTGTACTCTCTTATATTACTTCTTTGCTCTTATACTTCATGGACATGAGTTTAGCCAAAAGGTTTCGCCTTTTCATTTTTAGAAAAGTATGGTTCAATTTCCTCAAGAAATTTCTTCGCATTTTCACCCTTAGAAGTAAAGCTTGAAACGCTACTGGAGTAGAGCGGTTCATGATCATATTGATTGGAACGGTTtcatttctcaaaattttcctcATTAGAGGTTTCCGAAGTGGAAGTGGGTCCCATTCAGTGCCAAATCCAAATCCATACAgacaaaaacaatttttctgGCTTCCTTCTAGACCTTAAAAGTTGTCCCATTTAGCATTGGAAGACAATTCACTTGAGCAGATAAATTTGCAACACTAGTCATCTTAACTAAATTGagaacacaaaattaataacatgctcacgaaaaaaaaacaagcaagTCATATAATACATAGTAAGACATGTAAACATTTTGCAGAACAGACTCATCACAAGATACCTAacacaatattaatttttagtcgTTGGATAGAGAACTTAATTTGTAATTGTTACTTTCAACGCAAtaatcaaatattgacaataaattctGTCAAATAATAGTCTTCTTTGGGTCGACTATTATTCACATTAAAACACCTTGTAATTGTCACACATTTATCATCACATGTACAATATTATTTGGTTAAATTGCGTCTTCCTTTAGGCCGAACACAAtttgcataaataattttataccgatacatatttttaatcaaatcaattttcacaATAGAAATTACTTTGACAATATATtgcatcaattaatttaattaaaaaaatactagacatacaaataaaataaatgagaagaatATGTTACTACTAAATTTACATCCACTCATaataccaaaaaatataaaacattaattatgataaataaatatcatatccttaaattatatttaacactatgaatgatttatacttaaaataagTAAGTAAATATCACATCTATAAATAATCCTGTATTTGTATATGCAAAAGCTTAAATCATATATacaatttataaagaaaataaacaaaaatacatCGAAATAGAGCGGCAAACATATTCTTATCCTCAAGAAGCCGTTAACACTAAAACAAATTCCAAGGAAATTGCGTAGAATAAACAGGTTGAGTTTGCTTCACAATCCCatcattaccaaaaaaaaaaaaaacttcacgaGAGGTAAtgcaaaccaaaataaaaattggactAAAGTCTCCTGCTTAATATTGTTGGAAATTTCTCAAAgctaaaatttaaacaaaagccATTGCTCGTCAAGTGCAGCAAatgcagatccctcatgtagtcaaaatgattaattaacGAACATAGGTTTCTGGGTTCAAACGTTTTTTCTACTTTCATTAAGATTACAAGCAAAATGGTTTCAACCCATCATAGCCGTAGAAAAATCACAGTTTTTAATCAGTTTCGtgataaaaaaatctcaaaataaagGTTCTCGTAATAAAACAACTTAGgtataaaataaaccaaaaataactttaattttcaataatctAATAGTAAAATAATGAAGGATTTGATATCATTTATTGGAGTTATAGGGatctttataaaatatcaataaccaTCAGGGAATATGTTACGTTAGATTGTTAAGAAAAGTTTTAGAAATACTAACAATGATTGATCAAATAAACGTAACGAAATCTGAAAAACAGTCACGAACAATGATTTGATGATCTTTCTCAACCAAATctcttggtttttctttttggatgaaaaaaaaactgtttctaATATAGTGTCTTGGAGACTATCACCGTACCTCATATTTTAAACCTATTAGAGTTAGAATTTCCATTATTCcttaataaatcaaattaattttcgcTCATTTAGTCTATATTAGATCATATCATTTATATCAAGTtacacaaaatataaataactaacataaatattataatataatatgtcaccaacattaattaattaagaattataaaatttctaacttagaGATGGAAGCGTCGTCCCTACGGACCCAAAGGCAACAACGGTTGTGAAGAAGACGAGGCAGTCTTCGAGGAGTTAGATTCTGTTTGACACCACAGTGCAAGGCTCCTTGCTCGACGTCAACAAATATGCCATCATGCATAGGGTTTAGATTCATGCGCGTGATCTCAGAATCCTTGATCCCTTGCTCTCTTACCCGTCCACCATTCTCGGTCGTGAGAAGACCATTGTTCTTAACTTGGAggtattggtatttttttttcccaattgtttttattttatttttgttttgtttcttctaaTCCTGTGTTTCAGCATATCAAGGCAATTATCATCGTTGAAGAGGTTAGTTAGTCACCTTTTTCTCCTTCAATATGTTAcgtgtttgctttcatctttGAAGGAGCGAGATTAGAAACATCATGGCTTCCTATTTCTGGGAAAGAACATGAATAAGAACATTATGAATTAGTATGGGGACTAGGGGTGGAAATGAGCCGAGCAGCTTGTTGAGGGCCTTTGGTTTGACCTATGTAAGGCTCGGCTCGGCTCGGCTCGGCTTGTTTACCATAAAGATCaagttcaaattttttaaaaagtctttttagataaaaagaccaaactcaaactataaaaaaagtttgttagACTTGACAAGCCAGCttgtttaactaataataataataataataataataataactttattttatcaaattttatcttattcagattttatttcatctagattttatttcgtccaaattttatttcatccaatcttatcttatcttgtccagattttattttatttcatttatgggcttggacttaaaatagatttgtgagCTTTGAgactgaggacctatataacagtaCCAAAGTTTTAGTTATGGAGTTTTTTttcggagaggagaataattctaggattttagaattcaagtttttattactgttcatgtagaataaaatttgttttctgcaatttctTTTTGGCTTCAATCTACATTTtcgtttctactgattaatgaaaggctaagtctctagcattgttttctcttgaggatcaaacacagttctctttgaggttttgttattactattgaatactgatcagtttttccttttcaccaattactttgtatttgttgctattaatccatgcatgcttactgcttgattaattgtctctctgcttaatttacgtttatgcttaatgatcagtttcattcatgattaattggtgtatatgTTGTTTAATCACgtaatgacaaccttatgttaattttcacttagtaatttaatttagggttggattaagtggttgaactgattaaggataaattcttgtaacctagggtaagagacttgcttgtgaatcaaagggaaacatgttttaattctgttattttctaattcaaatttgtttgttgtttaatttacaaaaacaaacaaccccccaattcgttactattttatcactttctgttatgaatgtttgattgaccattgctcgttggaagACGAACTAGGATCAcaaactttgattttttatttttttatttttattttaggctgctcataattgaaaaactTAAACTGAATGAGAAATTAGGATTAGAGGAATGGTGGTAGATGGGGCCTTCTCTTAGCATATTATCCTACTATTGCATTAAATGGTCttttatccatatttttttttatttttatatttcaaattattgGTTGATTACTCATTTGTATAACTATTATTTATGGTTGGTacaatatataacattttacCTTTCAAGATGTAATTGTTCTTCAATATTAATTAGtaactatttattttctattttatttagcCTTTAAGGATTACTTGAGTAACTTTGCAATGTCCCATCTTCTATTCAATGGATAACCTTTGCATGCTTTTTTTGATCTCATTCTCCCGCATAACttctcttatgtttttttttttaaatacaattattatttatatttttaaatatttatttattgcatTTTTTGTATAGCGGCCGGGACAAATATCACCTCATAATGCTACCAAGTCCACAGGGTCCCTCTGCTCAACTATGCTATAAACCTTCCTATTAAAGTAAATTACAatagcaaaattatttttttctagacTTCTATGTACATTGTATAAATGATAATTCCTGTATAGTGGAATAAGTTGATGATGAATCAATTGTCTTTGATCCAATACCaatgttttatttgtttcttaggATCTACAactttctatatataaaaaatcaattttaacgaaataaaaatatgatagcataaatttctcttaattattttttatgaaaaatttatcttagtcaagtaaaaatgtaaaaaatgtctcGGAAACTtagaatacaaaatttaaagaaataaacatttgCTTCATTTGTTACTATATAATATAGTTTAAGCaacacaaattattaaaataaaatgttcatAAAAATCAAGCCTTTAAATCCTATTTAACATATCggtaggttttaaaaattttaaaaatggatagttataattaacaaattagtagatttttaaaattttaaaacggacagttttaattaaaatattggtttttaaaaatttaacaacaaaaaaaatagcaatTTTCATTTGGCagatctttaaaattaaaaaaataagaaattttaattaataaattggtaggttttaaaatttaaaaatgggaATGTTTAGTTAGCTAATTTGTaggtttttaaaattagttatctTTTTGTTACTCAATTTTAATCAAAAGGATCGTTTCTAGACTTAAACAGACGAGGAAAAAAAGTTTATGCGTATCTTAATAGATATACACATGACAAATGATAAAGAGGTCTTTCATTGTAATAGTATTTTAGTGatgcaaagaagaagaaaagtttaAGAAAGAAGTTGAGAAAACATTACATTTCTAAAAGGACGATAAAATTATTGggtataaaattttattcttatattataaatttgtaatttccTTATATGAGTTAATTGTTTTgtaataaaatgttaattatttgttaaaattgtgataaaattaaagagaattgTTGAGATAAAATTGTTGGAATAAAGTTTTATTATCTTATCATGCATTAACTTGAATAAttccaatttaatttaattttagtgagtaataagataaatttataatatataatatatttattatttatatagagaAATATAAATTTGGACACCCACGCCAGTATTTCTGCTGGTATATGTATAAAGGAGAGATTAAATTACTATAtcgatatttttaataattattatattattttataacttttaaataaataatattcttttaaaattcatcattagattaattttttttttcacattatatatgtaaaattttatattaatttaaagtcatttactatttcttttatataaattaaaattatcataatataaattttttaaaatatattaaaatttaaattatttaattaccttttttgttgttgtttcatTCTGACAAAACTCGAAGCGAATGATCTAGGTAACAcgtaaatataatttaacttgatatctcatatatatatatatatgagataaGATGGGTTAAATCTTAAACCAGCTAGCAAGACACAAATGTCTGGCACGCATGAGATCCGGTTAAGTGGATTTGATGTAGTGCAAACTGTCCAATTTCTCCTTGCACGTGTGAAAAAGGGACTGTTGGATTTTTTATGAATTGTTTTGTGgaaatgttttgaatttgaaatgccTATCCGAAAATATTAAGTTTTAACGTGAcagattttgatatgattagatagaaaaattaagagattttcaaccttaattattttactgTTATAATTAATTACGATAATCATATttccattaattatttttttattatttaaacattttaatttccatttaTTCTCAATGATTAACGTTTTTTCGTGTTTTTCCCTCCTATAAATATTGTTCTCTACCTTCCGtttgagacaaaaaaaatgaagaacatCTTTGTTATTCACTTCTCTCTGAGTtcgctttatatatatatatatatatatatatatatatatatatatataatcatttaaattatcaATTCATTGGCTTTCACTCCTTGTAGggtaataatataattaattgaaatggTAATGTCACCATgttcacacacatatatataaaagaacaatgatagcaaacatatcttttctCTCTCCCTGAAACTTCATGATGATTCTTACAATTTACTCTgtagatatattttaaaattcatatataatataaaaactaaattgtgaagtatgaaaaattaaaattataaaatatacgtaattatataatataagtagaatataaaattaaatattaaaaatacactCATGCTATAAAATGAGTTGTgtattctttaatttaaaatatttaattgtcaaaaaaatctaattaatttaaagattttgactttaaattttaaagaaaagaaatggtTAACACGTGTATTTtgcaagaaattaaattatatttttttatgtatattcaTTGCATTGCAGACCATTCTTGTAAGTTTGAAACCAAAATAAAGTATTTATGTGAAAAGttttaatatcttaaatatGTATTAGTCTCAAACCTATTTACTAAACAATATTATCGCATAAGAACAAGAATGACATAAGATAACCTACTAGAGTTAGTCTAGCTGGTAAAAGAtttggaaaaaatatttcttaattaaaattcatattatttaatgaaattaattaatttttttaataagtgtgaaatgatttctttttatataaaagagaaCGGTTGAAgtatttatcaatattttgaCATCAAATTCTAAACTTATGTAAAATTCTCAGGATACGTTTggacaatttttcaaaaacatgtcTGCAATGCAAATCACTCTTTTACCTTCCAAAAGAATAATCTTTAAACTGTTGAAAAAGTGAACAAAGTTTCGTCACAGGAGATCAGATTAGACACGTTTGCCATTCGAAAACGAAATATGAAACTATCAATTCACGATCATTATTATAGTATTTATTAACAGATTTAATTCTCGGCAGCGTATTTTGAAGCGTACGTCAAATGTTCTTTcctgtaaacaaaaacaaagtggCCTTTCCTCCGTTTTGCTATCAACTACACCTCACCTCACTGAAACTTCCTCAACCGAACCCCACGCCACGCTACGATTCGTCGTTTCGCTTTcttcctttatattttatttaatttcgtAGTCTTCTTTTGCATGCGCCACCAACACCATCATCAATTGATTCAATTCAATTACGATAAGAATGGGTAATATCTGCGCTCGTTTGAAGTTGAAGCCGGCGCCGCAACCCTCTACGAAGAAGCGTTCCTCTTCCCGCCGAGAGAGGAGGCTCGACGACGCCGCCATTCGTGAGCAGGCCATCGCCGCCGCGATTCTCTTCAAGCAGCAccagcaacaacagcaacagcagcagcagcaattCGATCGCTCTGCATCGCTTCGGTATCCGAATGGAGTCTCCAAGAAGAGTAACGCCAACGCCTTGCCCAGGAGTTCGAGTTCCAGGGCAAGGTCCCTCACCGACCCTCTCCTTCAACCTCACCAGCTTCTCAATCAGGTGCTTAATCGttttaatgaaaagaaaaacactgTTTGCATTTTTTCCCTCTATTATAGAGGATGGAACTCGATCTTCATTGTCTTGATTTGAGGCCGAGATTTCTAATTGCGGCTGCAGTCGTGGTTCCGTTGCGATCCTTTCCATCGGAGCCTAAATTGatagagtttttaaaaaaacctttgaagaaataaaaaagagctatcgtgtgattttttttaaagtatttgttTTTCTGTTGATTTGGTTTGTTTCTTTACTCGGGTCAGGtgatattgaaaattttgacgatttagttaattttttgtgGATTTGGTTTGTTGTACTCGTGttgggtgtttttttttttttttgtgattaagGTAGGTAATTTTGGACTTTGGAGGAGTGAGATTATTggtttcttttcttggtcacaAAGTGATCATTGTTTTCTGgttattagtttatttatttattttagtttctaaaatctAATTTGATTTCATGGGCGTTGCTTCTTGCCGGGCTTGAtgtttatgacattatctttttaaatcCAAATTCGTGTTTTGGTTGAAGACATGGTCTTGATATGGAGTATGATGGAGTTTTCTTAGAGTTGAAGCAGAAAAAGATATGAGAaatggaatgagatgttgtagATAGTGTTAGGATTCTGAAATGTATGATCTACACCCCATACTATTATTAGTTCAAGAGGCAATTGTGCAGACATGTGTTAAAGCATTATTGGAGGCAATTGTGCAGACATGTGCGATAGGTACTTAAGATAGAATTTTGGAAAGAATAATGTGCAGTCTTGAATGATGGAAAGGCATGTAAAGGAGTTGAGGTTTGTCCTTTTGAAGTGTTTTTTACTGAAAGTTTAGTGTAGCTTTGAAGGGAACCTTATTTTGCTTCTTTCTTGTCATAACAAAGATGTCAAATGGATCCAGTACTGTTCTGTCTGGATTGAGACGGTAGATGTtgcattattttcttaatcaaacatttatattaaaaaaattcccatcttttgattttggtgCGTGATGTATAAAACAAAGacttcatttcttattttttatattttatttttgtaactaTAGCAAAAAATTGGTATGCTGATAATACTTCCATGTTATCTTTGCCGGTTATGGGGCGAAAATGTAAgcacaatatttatttttagtttagatAAGAGTTCTTCACTTCATCCCATCTTTGTTGGCGTGTTTCATCTAGCTTACACATACCTTTTCAAATTGACAGGGTGTGAATGTCGATGATCTCGAGACAAATCATGTTGTCCTTGTTCATGGAGGTGGCTTCGGGGCATGGTGTTGGTACAAATCCATAGCACTTCTAGAAGAAAGTGGTTATAAAGTAACTGCCATAGATTTAACTGGCTCGGGTGTGAGTTCATTTGATGCAAACAGCATTACAAGTCTGTCGCAATATGTGAAGCCACTTACCAACTTCCTTGAAAAACTTTTGGAAGGCGAAAAGGTACTTGGAAagctttctatttttataactaATGGATTGATTTATTCTATCCTTAATTCCTTATTATATATCTCTATTGGCTCTGTTCCATCCTTATTACATCTGAGAATAACTTTTTTGTgaattttctttccatttattccttacttttcttttttggatTCTTATCAAGGTGATCTTGGTTGGACATGATTTTGGAGGGGTATGTATATCATATGCAATGGAGATGTTTCCTCTTAAGATTTCCAAGGCTGTCTTTATTGCTGCAGCAATGCTGACTAATGGACAAAGCACTCTTGATATTATTTCTCAACAGGTTTTTCATCTCCTGCTGCATCTTCATTTTCACTTGTTCTGTGATCTGAAATCTAAAAATCTCTCCAAATAAGTTACACAATCGAATAGGAAAGGAGAGGAGTGGGGAGGGGAGGGGAGGGGATGGGGATGGGGAGACATTATAGTAACTTTGTTATCctgaattttgttaaattatttgaaCTAACAAT from Glycine soja cultivar W05 chromosome 8, ASM419377v2, whole genome shotgun sequence includes:
- the LOC114422728 gene encoding putative methylesterase 11, chloroplastic, producing the protein MGNICARLKLKPAPQPSTKKRSSSRRERRLDDAAIREQAIAAAILFKQHQQQQQQQQQQFDRSASLRYPNGVSKKSNANALPRSSSSRARSLTDPLLQPHQLLNQGVNVDDLETNHVVLVHGGGFGAWCWYKSIALLEESGYKVTAIDLTGSGVSSFDANSITSLSQYVKPLTNFLEKLLEGEKVILVGHDFGGVCISYAMEMFPLKISKAVFIAAAMLTNGQSTLDIISQQAGSNDLMRQAQTFVYANGNDHPPTSFDLDKSLSRDLLFNQSPTKDIALACVSMRSVPFAPVLEKVSLSDLKYGSVRRFYIETLEDNAIPISLQENMINASTPEKVFRLKGADHSPFFSKPQALHKLLVEVSKIL